From the genome of Gopherus evgoodei ecotype Sinaloan lineage chromosome 5, rGopEvg1_v1.p, whole genome shotgun sequence, one region includes:
- the NKX1-1 gene encoding NK1 transcription factor-related protein 1 — MNVSRDKTQGGDISIPAAAAATQAGVVVEPVSGCLHGESMDSHGDQRLSSSNDLPVYSCPGNRDRPGDNQSNTPGQEGAVAALPVVHRTTSFSVLDILDPNKFNSKKRQCSVLYKSAGSEFTLGAEDKPEESGTEQADQKALSEDFETCKKSSDLLKDGELYKAEECDLDYGSRPSPSPESELQDEEELCSEESSSSSLGGVGGSGEADRGHPPEDGEPGSQEQPPPPAQPPAPGGGPQAKPKRKRTGSDSKSGKPRRARTAFTYEQLVALENKFKSTRYLSVCERLNLALSLSLTETQVKIWFQNRRTKWKKQNPGADTSAPTGGGAGGGGAGGGLGGGGLGGGLSPLSHSPPMGNPLSMHGPGGYPGHPTGGLVCAAQLPFLPSPAVLSPFVLGSQTYGAPAFYTPHL; from the exons ATGAATGTGAGCAGAGACAAGACTCAGGGGGGTGACATCTctatcccagcagcagcagcagcaacccagGCTGGCGTTGTAGTGGAGCCAGTGTCCGGCTGCCTTCACGGGGAAAGCATGGACAGCCACGGGGACCAGAGACTTTCTTCCAGCAACGACCTCCCAGTCTATTCGTGCCCTGGAAATAGAGACAGGCCGGGCGACAATCAGAGCAACACCCCTGGACAAGAGGGGGCAGTGGCAGCCCTGCCCGTGGTCCACAGAACCACCTCTTTTTCAGTGCTGGACATTCTGGATCCCAACAAATTCAACAGCAAAAAGCGGCAATGTTCTGTGTTGTACAAATCCGCAGGGAGCGAATTCACTCTAGGGGCAGAGGATAAACCCGAGGAGTCAGGAACGGAACAAGCAGATCAAAAGGCTCTGAGCGAAGATTTTGAAACGTGCAAAAAGTCCTCGGACTTACTCA AGGATGGGGAGCTGTACAAGGCCGAGGAGTGCGACCTGGACTACGGCagcaggcccagccccagccccgagaGCGAGCTGCAGGACGAGGAGGAGCTGTGCAGcgaggagagcagcagcagcagcctgggcggCGTGGGGGGGTCCGGCGAGGCAGACCGCGGCCACCCCCCCGAGGACGGGGAGccaggcagccaggagcagccgccgccgccggccCAACCGCCTGCCCCCGGCGGGGGCCCGCAGGCCAAGCCCAAGAGGAAGCGCACGGGCTCGGACTCCAAGTCGGGCAAGCCCCGGCGGGCGCGGACCGCTTTCACCTACGAGCAGCTGGTGGCGCTGGAGAACAAGTTCAAGTCCACGCGGTACCTGTCGGTGTGCGAGCGCCTCAACCTGGCGCTGTCGCTCAGCCTGACCGAGACCCAGGTCAAGATCTGGTTCCAGAACCGCCGCACCAAGTGGAAGAAGCAGAACCCGGGCGCCGACACCAGCGCCCCGACGGGCGGAGGGGCAGGAGGCGGCGGGGCcggaggggggctggggggaggcggcCTGGGCGGAGGGCTGAGCCCGCTCAGCCACTCGCCGCCCATGGGCAACCCGCTCTCCATGCACGGCCCCGGGGGCTACCCGGGACACCCCACCGGGGGGCTGGTGTGCGCTGCCCAGCTGCCCTTCCTGCCTAGCCCCGCCGTCCTCTCGCCCTTTGTCCTGGGCTCGCAGACTTACGGGGCTCCGGCCTTCTACACCCCGCACCTATAA